Proteins encoded together in one Corallococcus soli window:
- a CDS encoding AHH domain-containing protein produces MAQSAEHVTQMTKNDLHDKGACILRHESARKSSPCDYQWNGYQISKTAARSGMYNKPLRRAWIDRDKADGDIFQAAARKEQRSGETSGEFGLRLRDFIKKYRHSVRYTSRSLDHDPKAWFIGEPTHPKNFVPKAHDPEGGMHRPYYHNWHHMIPNGAINEYVGGGSDGAKRLFLLMTSLYNMNCGQNIVLLPKESFVGRALGLPIHCPYGQMSHPAYSKACEKHLSRIAGQLDKVLASGAPHKLNDMNVSQIKKAMNLLSDRLLAILKAMPPGGSLDELDSI; encoded by the coding sequence ATGGCCCAGTCCGCGGAGCACGTCACGCAGATGACGAAGAACGACCTCCATGACAAGGGGGCCTGCATTCTCCGTCATGAGTCGGCCAGGAAGAGCAGTCCGTGCGACTATCAATGGAACGGATACCAGATCAGCAAGACTGCGGCGCGCTCAGGGATGTACAACAAGCCGCTCCGCCGCGCTTGGATTGATCGCGACAAGGCGGATGGCGACATCTTCCAGGCGGCGGCGCGGAAGGAACAGCGCTCAGGAGAGACGTCAGGCGAGTTCGGCCTGCGACTGCGCGACTTCATCAAGAAGTACCGGCATAGCGTCCGCTACACCAGCAGGTCCCTGGACCACGACCCGAAGGCGTGGTTCATCGGCGAGCCCACGCACCCGAAGAATTTCGTTCCCAAGGCGCATGACCCTGAAGGGGGAATGCACCGGCCCTACTATCACAACTGGCATCACATGATTCCGAACGGGGCCATCAACGAATACGTCGGTGGTGGGTCGGACGGAGCGAAGCGTCTGTTCCTGTTGATGACGTCGCTCTACAACATGAACTGCGGCCAGAACATTGTCCTGCTTCCCAAGGAAAGCTTCGTGGGGCGGGCCCTGGGGCTGCCCATTCATTGTCCCTACGGCCAGATGAGCCACCCTGCGTACTCGAAAGCCTGTGAGAAGCATCTAAGTAGGATCGCGGGTCAACTGGACAAGGTACTTGCCTCAGGTGCACCCCACAAACTCAATGATATGAACGTTTCCCAGATCAAGAAGGCAATGAACCTCTTGTCCGACAGGCTCCTTGCCATCCTCAAGGCCATGCCGCCCGGGGGCTCGCTGGACGAACTGGACTCCATCTAG
- a CDS encoding imm11 family protein — translation MPNFKFHIVTSPDDPRFCSIKRKPETILKAWRLREGVLFGADFPSTARFEMDKRAGEMAPDLLPNVLSLLMISPRVRSLFEAERVSDVEYLPFELASKRGSVVSRDYAVANLIGSVDCLDAARSKFDEDPLEPGGIANLYKLNLHLDRIPEDKKLFRLKQMMHEFIIRSDLLQLLREQGVTGLTTLDLDADIIL, via the coding sequence ATGCCGAACTTCAAATTCCATATCGTTACATCCCCCGACGATCCCAGATTCTGCAGCATCAAACGGAAGCCAGAAACCATCCTCAAGGCGTGGAGGTTGCGGGAGGGAGTTCTCTTTGGGGCGGATTTCCCCTCCACCGCACGCTTCGAAATGGACAAGCGCGCGGGGGAAATGGCTCCTGATCTGCTTCCGAATGTCCTGTCGCTGCTGATGATCTCCCCCCGAGTCCGCAGCTTGTTCGAAGCGGAACGGGTCTCGGATGTTGAGTACCTTCCCTTCGAACTGGCGAGCAAGAGGGGCTCCGTTGTCAGCCGGGACTATGCCGTGGCCAACCTGATTGGCAGCGTGGATTGTCTGGACGCCGCACGATCAAAGTTCGACGAAGATCCGCTTGAGCCTGGAGGTATTGCCAATCTGTACAAACTCAACCTCCATCTCGATAGGATCCCCGAGGACAAGAAGTTGTTCCGCTTGAAACAGATGATGCACGAATTCATCATCCGCTCGGATCTGCTGCAATTGCTCCGAGAGCAGGGGGTGACAGGACTCACGACGCTCGACCTCGATGCGGACATCATCCTGTGA
- a CDS encoding immunity 49 family protein, whose protein sequence is MKTDLDITIDNLAFEIAQGLPRAVGGLKQGRLNGAVLLRICLDHRRLAIAHLLGTLDMRAYSQHLQQSARAYAFMLRQARVGTAVDPYYLCRSRAEPFWDALAAGDFPLAAEIAALVPAQPHPGMEDPVLFLYFDVIMAMARGEDAARLQEKLRVLDAQKDPTLSFRYDASSALLHGDDAGLAKALEGMGGEHAAWFAELGETDSIAPEDAQTQTFVFMEGLALARLASHLGMREVLPQRFIPDVALSAPLASFNDPWRTLEG, encoded by the coding sequence ATGAAGACCGATCTCGATATCACCATTGACAATCTCGCATTCGAAATCGCCCAGGGTCTCCCGCGTGCGGTTGGCGGGTTGAAGCAAGGACGACTCAACGGCGCGGTGTTGCTGAGGATCTGCCTGGACCACCGTCGGCTGGCCATCGCGCACCTGTTGGGCACTCTGGACATGAGGGCCTACTCTCAGCACCTGCAACAGAGCGCCAGGGCCTATGCGTTCATGCTCAGGCAGGCGCGGGTGGGTACGGCCGTGGATCCCTACTACCTTTGCCGGAGCAGGGCGGAGCCGTTCTGGGACGCACTCGCGGCGGGCGACTTCCCGCTGGCCGCGGAGATTGCCGCGCTCGTTCCTGCGCAGCCCCATCCGGGAATGGAGGACCCTGTCCTCTTCCTGTATTTCGACGTCATCATGGCCATGGCACGGGGCGAGGACGCGGCACGGTTGCAGGAGAAGCTCCGTGTTTTGGATGCGCAGAAGGATCCGACGCTGTCGTTCCGTTACGACGCCAGCTCGGCGCTCCTCCATGGGGACGATGCAGGGTTGGCGAAAGCCCTCGAAGGCATGGGCGGTGAGCACGCAGCCTGGTTCGCTGAGCTGGGCGAGACGGACTCGATTGCACCGGAAGACGCGCAGACCCAGACCTTCGTCTTCATGGAGGGGCTGGCGTTGGCGCGGCTTGCATCCCATCTGGGCATGCGAGAGGTCTTGCCACAGCGCTTCATTCCAGACGTGGCCCTGTCGGCGCCCCTCGCATCCTTCAACGATCCGTGGCGGACGTTGGAAGGGTGA
- a CDS encoding nicotinamidase has product MKKTTAKELPLPGFYNASHAAEYGYGPNAGRLQQEAGAWKAAQGVKVAATDSFNLHLLLIDVQKDFCFPDGSLYVAGRSGKGAMDDNRRIAEFIYRNLGTLTNVTATLDTHFAYQIFFPSFWVDQDDQPLQPHREVTREQIERGQARPNPAVAKWLCGGNYPWLLKQVKYYCEELERAGKYTLYLWPPHCLLGSDGHALSGVVQEARLFHSFARGVQSWAEVKGGNPLTENYSVMRPEVLMRHDGQPLAQRNTQFLKTLLTSDAVVIGGQAASHCVKSSIDDLLGEIVAQDAALARKVYLLTDCMSSVTVPDGKGGFAADFTPQADAALKRFADAGMHLVKSTDPLASWPDLHLA; this is encoded by the coding sequence ATGAAGAAGACGACCGCGAAGGAACTGCCGCTGCCCGGGTTCTACAATGCCAGCCATGCGGCGGAGTACGGCTACGGCCCCAACGCCGGGAGGCTGCAACAGGAGGCCGGCGCGTGGAAGGCGGCGCAGGGCGTGAAGGTGGCGGCGACGGACTCCTTCAACCTGCACCTGCTGCTCATCGACGTGCAGAAGGACTTCTGCTTCCCGGATGGCTCGCTGTACGTCGCGGGGCGGAGCGGGAAGGGCGCCATGGATGACAACCGCCGCATCGCGGAGTTCATCTACCGCAACCTGGGGACGCTGACGAACGTCACCGCGACGCTGGACACGCACTTCGCCTACCAGATCTTCTTCCCGTCCTTCTGGGTGGACCAGGATGACCAGCCGTTGCAGCCCCACCGGGAGGTGACGCGCGAACAGATTGAGCGCGGCCAGGCGCGGCCGAACCCCGCGGTGGCGAAGTGGCTGTGCGGCGGCAACTACCCGTGGCTGCTCAAGCAGGTGAAGTACTACTGCGAGGAGCTGGAGCGGGCGGGCAAGTACACGCTGTACCTGTGGCCGCCGCACTGCCTGCTGGGCAGCGACGGGCACGCGCTGTCAGGGGTGGTGCAGGAGGCGCGGCTGTTCCACTCGTTCGCGCGCGGCGTGCAGTCGTGGGCGGAGGTGAAGGGCGGCAACCCGCTGACGGAGAACTACTCGGTGATGCGGCCGGAGGTGCTGATGCGGCATGACGGCCAGCCGCTCGCGCAGCGCAACACGCAGTTCCTGAAGACGCTGCTCACGTCGGACGCGGTGGTGATTGGCGGGCAGGCCGCCAGCCACTGCGTGAAGAGCTCCATCGACGACCTGCTGGGAGAGATTGTCGCGCAGGACGCGGCGTTGGCCCGGAAGGTGTACCTGCTGACGGACTGCATGTCGTCGGTGACGGTGCCGGACGGCAAGGGCGGCTTCGCGGCGGACTTCACGCCGCAGGCGGACGCGGCGCTCAAGCGCTTCGCGGACGCGGGCATGCACCTGGTGAAGTCCACGGACCCGCTGGCGAGCTGGCCCGACCTGCACCTGGCGTGA
- a CDS encoding protein phosphatase 2C domain-containing protein — protein sequence MSTLPFDVAVGSVQGREHARSGRNNQDALCVRESEHGLVALVADGCGSQPCSELGAQLGVRRLAQAAQARLARGEAVDGEGFLPGLRDDLLGLLEGLGAALGRDVLGDFLFTIVGAVVTPAHTLVFSSGDGVWMLNGAVHALGPFPGNAPPYLAYALLRGEDVPLVSRALVPTDDVHALLLGTDGVGDLMALAAARLPERDEPVGPLSRFWTEDRYFTNPDAVRRRLAQLNREAVRADFTERRLLRTPGLLSDDTTLVVLRRRMGRA from the coding sequence ATGTCCACGCTGCCCTTCGACGTCGCGGTGGGTTCGGTGCAGGGCCGGGAGCATGCGCGGTCGGGGCGCAACAACCAGGACGCCCTCTGTGTCCGGGAGAGCGAGCACGGGCTGGTGGCGCTGGTGGCGGACGGGTGTGGCAGTCAGCCGTGCAGTGAGCTGGGGGCGCAGCTGGGGGTGCGGCGGCTGGCGCAGGCGGCGCAGGCGCGGCTGGCGCGCGGGGAGGCGGTGGACGGGGAGGGCTTCCTGCCGGGGCTGCGTGACGACCTGCTGGGGCTGCTGGAGGGCCTGGGCGCGGCGCTGGGCCGGGACGTGCTGGGGGACTTCCTCTTCACCATCGTGGGGGCGGTGGTGACGCCCGCGCACACGCTCGTCTTCTCGTCGGGGGACGGGGTGTGGATGCTCAACGGGGCGGTGCACGCGCTGGGGCCGTTCCCAGGCAACGCGCCCCCGTACCTGGCCTATGCGCTCCTGCGTGGCGAGGACGTCCCGCTGGTGTCACGCGCGCTGGTGCCCACCGACGACGTGCACGCGCTGCTGCTGGGCACGGATGGGGTGGGGGACCTGATGGCCCTGGCGGCGGCGCGGCTGCCCGAGCGCGACGAGCCGGTGGGGCCGCTGTCGCGGTTCTGGACGGAGGACCGCTACTTCACGAACCCGGACGCGGTGCGACGGCGGCTCGCGCAGCTCAACCGCGAAGCGGTGCGCGCGGACTTCACGGAGCGGCGGCTGCTGCGCACGCCGGGTCTGCTGTCGGATGACACCACGCTGGTGGTGCTGCGTCGGCGGATGGGGAGGGCGTGA
- a CDS encoding PIG-L deacetylase family protein: MSTALFISPHLDDVAFSCGGTLAALKQQGWTVALVTVFTRSVPEPMGFALQCQTSKGLGPEVDYMALRREEDRAFAKRMGVDLCMWGDLEEAPHRGYASPAELFQPPRSDDVIGAWVRGCLRPVLWELKPDRVFVPQALGSHVDHVQVVRAVQGLGIPGNRVLYYRDTPYAVRQPGALPDAALPQGLQPLAVDITEHLSRKVEGCACYGSQLGFQFGGVEGVAPVLTAFHQREARAQGRTGAAEVFLT; this comes from the coding sequence ATGAGCACGGCCCTCTTCATCTCGCCGCACCTGGACGACGTGGCCTTCTCCTGCGGGGGGACGCTGGCCGCGCTGAAGCAGCAGGGGTGGACGGTGGCGCTCGTCACCGTCTTCACCCGGTCGGTGCCGGAGCCGATGGGCTTCGCGCTGCAATGCCAGACGTCGAAGGGCCTGGGGCCGGAGGTGGACTACATGGCCCTGAGACGCGAGGAGGACCGGGCGTTCGCGAAGCGGATGGGCGTGGACCTGTGCATGTGGGGCGACCTGGAGGAGGCGCCACACCGGGGCTACGCGAGCCCCGCGGAGCTGTTCCAGCCGCCACGGAGCGACGACGTCATCGGGGCCTGGGTGCGGGGGTGTCTGCGGCCGGTGCTCTGGGAGCTGAAGCCGGACCGGGTCTTCGTGCCGCAGGCGCTGGGCAGCCACGTCGACCACGTGCAGGTGGTGAGAGCGGTGCAGGGGCTGGGCATCCCCGGGAACCGGGTCCTCTACTACCGGGACACGCCCTACGCCGTGAGACAGCCGGGCGCGCTCCCGGACGCCGCCCTGCCCCAGGGCCTGCAACCCCTGGCGGTGGACATCACGGAGCACCTGTCGCGGAAGGTGGAGGGCTGTGCCTGCTACGGCAGCCAGCTGGGCTTCCAGTTCGGAGGAGTGGAGGGCGTGGCGCCGGTGCTCACCGCCTTCCACCAGCGGGAGGCCCGGGCCCAGGGCCGCACCGGCGCCGCGGAGGTCTTCCTCACATGA